One stretch of Patagioenas fasciata isolate bPatFas1 chromosome 9, bPatFas1.hap1, whole genome shotgun sequence DNA includes these proteins:
- the B3GNT7 gene encoding UDP-GlcNAc:betaGal beta-1,3-N-acetylglucosaminyltransferase 7: protein MFQWKKTIYKTGCLSFLLVITVMVLQRGMAPSQFMQGQQQKELTLLEPLKMQKRDNDNTFSMTSTFWKSKKEKAPLKEEESVTAKQVKSWDVTTTNCSANQNFSKMDWFKGMEPNFQQFLLYRHCRYFPMLINHPEKCSGDVYLLIVVKSIITQHDRREAIRRTWGQEKEVDGKKIRVLFLLGIASKEEERANYQKLLDYENHIYGDILQWDFLDSFFNLTLKEVHFLKWLNIYCDNVRFIFKGDDDVFVSPSNILEFLEDKREGEDLFVGDVLYKARPIRKKENKYYIPSALYSKNNYPPYAGGGGFVMDGPLAKKLHKASETLELYPIDDVFLGMCLEVLKVSPVGHEGFKTFGIVKNKNSKMNKEPCFYRGMLVVHKLLPPELLQMWDLVHSNLTCSRKLNVL, encoded by the exons ATGTTCCAGTG GAAGAAGACCATCTACAAAACAGGCTGCCTGTCCTTCTTGCTGGTGATCACAGTGATGGTGCTGCAACGGGGAATGGCGCCCAGCCAGTTCATGCAGGGCCAGCAGCAAAAAgagctgaccctgctggagccCCTGAAAATGCAGAAGAGAGACAACGACAACACATTCTCCATGACCAGCACTTTCTGGAAGAGCAAGAAGGAGAAAGCTCctctgaaggaggaggagagTGTGACGGCAAAGCAAGtgaaatcctgggatgtcaccactaCCAACTGCTCCGCCAACCAGAATTTCAGCAAGATGGACTGGTTCAAAGGGATGGAGCCCAACTTCCAGCAGTTCCTGCTCTATCGGCACTGCCGCTACTTCCCCATGCTGATCAACCACCCCGAGAAATGCAGCGGGGACGTCTACCTGCTCATCGTGGTCAAGTCTATCATCACACAGCACGACCGCCGTGAGGCCATCCGGAGGACCtggggccaggagaaggaggtggATGGCAAGAAGATCAGGGTGCTGTTCTTACTGGGCATCGCCTCCAAGGAGGAGGAGAGAGCCAACTACCAGAAACTGCTGGATTATGAGAACCACATCTATGGGGACATCTTGCAGTGGGATTTCCTAGACAGCTTCTTCAACCTCACCCTCAAAGAGGTCCATTTCCTGAAGTGGTTGAACATCTACTGTGACAACGTCCGCTTCATCTTCAAAGGTGACGACGATGTGTTTGTGAGTCCCAGCAACATCCTGGAGTTCCTGGAGGacaagagggagggagaggaccTCTTTGTGGGGGATGTCCTCTACAAGGCCAGGCCAATTCGGAAGAAGGAGAACAAATACTACATCCCCAGCGCTCTCTACAGCAAAAACAACTACCCACCTTATGCAGGAGGTGGGGGCTTCGTCATGGATGGGCCCCTGGCCAAGAAGCTGCACAAGGCCTCAGAGACGCTGGAGCTGTACCCCATCGACGACGTCTTCCTAGGGATGTGCTTGGAGGTCCTCAAAGTATCACCTGTTGGGCACGAGGGCTTTAAAACTTTTGGCATTGTGAAGAACAAGAACAGCAAGATGAACAAGGAGCCGTGTTTTTACCGGGGTATGTTGGTGGTTCATAAACTGCTGCCTCCGGAGTTGCTGCAAATGTGGGACTTGGTCCATAGTAACTTGACGTGCTCAAGAAAACTCAATGTCCTTTAG